Proteins encoded in a region of the Burkholderia ubonensis subsp. mesacidophila genome:
- a CDS encoding indolepyruvate ferredoxin oxidoreductase family protein, which produces MTARLPIDGTPALSDYRLTDNLTATRGRIFLTGTQALVRLLLMQRAADAAQGLNTAGFVSGYRGSPLGMVDQQLWKAKKLLDGGGVRFLPAINEELGGTAVLGTQRVEADPERTVDGVYAMWYGKGPGVDRAGDALKHGNAYGSSPHGGVLVVAGDDHGCVSSSMPHQSDFAMIAWHMPVVNPSNIADMLEFGLYGWALSRYSGAWVGFKAISETVESGSTVDLDAVQTHWPAPQGFTPPAGGLHNRWPDLPSLTIEARLAAKLDAVRHFARTHSIDKWIAPSAQANVGIVTCGKAHLDLMEALRRLDLTVADLDAAGVRIYKVGLSYPLEMTRIETFVDGLAEVLVIEEKGPVIEQQIKDYLYNRADGARPRVLGKHDAEGACLLSELGELRPSRILPVFATWLARHKPALDRRERVVDLVAPQILSNEADAVKRTPYFCSGCPHNTSTKVPEGSIAQAGIGCHFMASWMDRDTTGLIQMGGEGVDWAAHAMFTNTKHVFQNLGDGTYFHSGILAIRQAVAAKANITYKILYNDAVAMTGGQPVDGSISVPQIARQVEAEGVSRFVVVSDEPEKYDGHHGLFPKGTTFHHRSELDAVQRELRETAGVTVLIYDQTCAAEKRRRRKKGEFPDPDKRLFINDAVCEGCGDCGVQSNCLSVEPLETPLGRKRRIDQSSCNKDFSCVNGFCPSFVTVEGAALKKAAGAAFDEAVLAARVDALPVPATHLDAAPYDMLVTGVGGTGVVTVGALISMAAHLEGKSASVLDFMGFAQKGGSVLSFVRIAARDEWLNQVRIDTQQADVLLACDMVVGASAEALQTVRHERSRIVVNTHRIPNASFVQNPDANLHADALLEKMRHAAGDGFLSSCDAQALAAKFLGDSIGANILMLGYAWQLGLVPVSHAALMRAIELNNVAVPMNKLAFAVGRMAAGDPVGLDALWNARHTVATHAAPETLAELIADREARLAEYGGARYVERYRALVDAARAKGDDALARAVATTFYRLLAVKDEYEVARLYADGALRTALEAQFEGVPGQDYRVKFNLAPPTVAKGGSDGSAPKKRVFGQWMWPVLGVLARVRSLRGTWLDPFGRTVERRMERALADDYETTLTRALAATTADNAASVAQLADLHARVRGFGHVKLRNLAGVKRAERELALQLGIDAATSAHVQHALDEVKGAGMLKGIPVVVAK; this is translated from the coding sequence ATGACCGCCCGCTTGCCCATCGACGGCACGCCCGCCCTATCCGACTACCGTCTGACCGACAACCTGACCGCGACGCGCGGCCGGATCTTCCTGACCGGCACGCAGGCGCTGGTGCGCCTGCTGCTGATGCAGCGCGCAGCCGACGCCGCGCAGGGCCTGAACACGGCCGGCTTCGTCAGCGGCTACCGCGGCTCGCCGCTCGGCATGGTCGACCAGCAGCTGTGGAAGGCGAAGAAACTGCTCGATGGCGGCGGCGTGCGCTTCCTGCCCGCGATCAACGAGGAACTCGGCGGCACCGCGGTGCTCGGCACGCAGCGCGTCGAGGCGGATCCGGAGCGCACCGTCGATGGCGTCTATGCGATGTGGTACGGCAAGGGCCCCGGCGTCGACCGCGCGGGCGACGCGCTGAAGCACGGCAACGCGTACGGCTCGTCGCCGCACGGCGGCGTGCTGGTCGTCGCGGGCGACGATCACGGCTGCGTGTCGTCGTCGATGCCGCACCAGAGCGACTTCGCGATGATCGCGTGGCACATGCCGGTCGTGAACCCGTCGAACATCGCCGACATGCTCGAATTCGGCCTGTACGGCTGGGCGCTGTCGCGCTATTCGGGCGCGTGGGTCGGCTTCAAGGCGATCTCGGAAACCGTCGAATCGGGCTCGACCGTCGACCTCGACGCGGTGCAGACGCACTGGCCCGCGCCGCAAGGCTTCACGCCGCCGGCGGGCGGCCTGCACAACCGCTGGCCCGACCTGCCGAGCCTGACGATCGAAGCGCGCCTCGCGGCGAAGCTCGACGCGGTGCGCCACTTCGCGCGCACCCACAGCATCGACAAGTGGATCGCGCCGAGCGCGCAGGCGAACGTCGGCATCGTCACCTGCGGCAAGGCGCACCTCGACCTGATGGAAGCGCTGCGCCGCCTCGACCTGACCGTCGCCGATCTCGACGCGGCCGGCGTGCGGATCTACAAGGTCGGCCTGTCGTACCCGCTCGAGATGACGCGCATCGAGACCTTCGTCGACGGCCTCGCCGAAGTGCTCGTGATCGAAGAGAAGGGCCCGGTGATCGAGCAGCAGATCAAGGACTACCTGTACAACCGCGCGGACGGCGCCCGCCCGCGCGTGCTCGGCAAGCACGACGCGGAAGGCGCATGCCTGCTGTCCGAGCTCGGCGAGCTGCGCCCGTCGCGGATCCTGCCGGTGTTCGCCACCTGGCTGGCTCGCCACAAGCCGGCGCTCGACCGCCGCGAGCGCGTCGTCGATCTGGTCGCGCCGCAGATCCTGTCGAACGAGGCGGACGCGGTGAAGCGCACGCCGTACTTCTGCTCGGGCTGTCCGCACAACACGTCGACAAAGGTGCCGGAAGGCTCGATCGCGCAGGCCGGCATCGGCTGCCACTTCATGGCGTCGTGGATGGACCGCGACACGACCGGGCTGATCCAGATGGGCGGCGAGGGCGTCGACTGGGCCGCGCACGCGATGTTCACCAACACGAAGCACGTGTTCCAGAACCTCGGCGACGGCACCTACTTCCACTCGGGGATCCTTGCGATCCGCCAGGCGGTCGCCGCGAAGGCGAACATCACGTACAAGATTCTCTACAACGACGCGGTCGCGATGACGGGCGGCCAGCCGGTCGACGGCAGCATCTCGGTGCCGCAGATCGCGCGGCAGGTCGAGGCGGAAGGCGTGTCGCGCTTCGTCGTCGTGTCCGACGAGCCGGAGAAGTACGACGGCCATCACGGGCTGTTCCCGAAGGGCACGACGTTCCACCATCGCAGCGAGCTCGACGCGGTGCAGCGCGAGCTGCGCGAGACGGCGGGCGTCACCGTGCTGATCTATGACCAGACCTGCGCGGCCGAGAAGCGTCGCCGCCGCAAGAAGGGCGAGTTCCCCGACCCCGACAAGCGCCTGTTCATCAACGACGCGGTGTGCGAGGGCTGCGGCGACTGCGGCGTGCAGTCGAACTGCCTGTCGGTCGAGCCGCTCGAGACGCCGCTCGGCCGCAAGCGCCGCATCGACCAGTCGTCGTGCAACAAGGATTTCTCGTGCGTGAACGGCTTCTGCCCGAGCTTCGTGACGGTCGAAGGCGCGGCGCTGAAGAAGGCCGCGGGCGCGGCGTTCGACGAGGCGGTGCTCGCCGCGCGCGTCGACGCGCTGCCGGTGCCGGCGACGCATCTGGACGCGGCGCCGTACGACATGCTCGTGACCGGCGTCGGCGGCACGGGCGTCGTGACGGTCGGCGCGCTGATCAGCATGGCCGCGCACCTCGAAGGCAAGAGCGCGTCGGTGCTCGACTTCATGGGCTTCGCGCAGAAGGGCGGCTCGGTGCTGTCGTTCGTGCGGATCGCCGCGCGCGACGAATGGCTGAACCAGGTGCGCATCGACACGCAGCAGGCCGACGTGCTGCTCGCGTGCGACATGGTCGTCGGCGCGAGCGCCGAGGCGCTGCAGACGGTGCGTCACGAGCGCTCGCGGATCGTCGTCAATACGCACCGGATTCCGAACGCATCGTTCGTGCAGAACCCCGACGCGAACCTGCACGCGGACGCGCTGCTCGAGAAGATGCGCCACGCGGCCGGCGACGGCTTCCTGTCGAGCTGCGACGCGCAGGCGCTCGCCGCGAAATTCCTCGGCGACTCGATCGGCGCGAACATCCTGATGCTCGGCTATGCGTGGCAGCTCGGCCTGGTGCCGGTGTCGCACGCGGCGCTGATGCGCGCGATCGAGCTGAACAACGTCGCGGTGCCGATGAACAAGCTCGCGTTCGCGGTCGGCCGGATGGCGGCGGGCGATCCGGTTGGCCTCGATGCGTTGTGGAATGCGCGTCACACGGTGGCGACGCACGCCGCGCCCGAGACCCTCGCCGAGCTGATCGCCGATCGCGAGGCGCGCCTCGCCGAATACGGCGGCGCGCGCTACGTCGAGCGCTACCGCGCGCTCGTGGACGCCGCGCGCGCGAAGGGCGACGACGCGCTCGCGCGTGCGGTCGCGACGACGTTCTATCGTCTGCTCGCGGTGAAGGACGAATACGAGGTCGCGCGCCTCTATGCGGACGGCGCGCTCCGCACGGCGCTCGAAGCGCAGTTCGAAGGTGTGCCGGGGCAGGACTATCGCGTGAAGTTCAACCTGGCGCCGCCGACGGTCGCGAAGGGCGGCAGTGACGGCAGCGCGCCGAAGAAGCGCGTGTTCGGCCAGTGGATGTGGCCAGTGCTCGGCGTGCTCGCGCGCGTGCGCAGCCTGCGCGGCACGTGGCTCGACCCGTTCGGCCGCACCGTCGAGCGCAGGATGGAGCGCGCGCTCGCCGACGACTACGAGACGACGCTGACCCGCGCGCTCGCGGCGACGACCGCGGACAACGCAGCAAGCGTCGCGCAGCTCGCCGACCTGCACGCACGCGTGCGCGGCTTCGGCCACGTGAAGCTGCGCAACCTCGCCGGCGTGAAGCGCGCGGAGCGCGAGCTCGCGCTGCAGCTCGGCATCGACGCGGCGACGAGCGCGCACGTGCAGCATGCGCTCGACGAAGTGAAGGGCGCGGGGATGCTGAAGGGGATTCCGGTCGTCGTCGCGAAGTAA
- a CDS encoding copper homeostasis protein CutC, producing the protein MNRSASPSVLLEVIAATVGDAKAAARAGADRLELVTAIGEGGLTPSVGLIEAVVAAVPIPVNVIVRPHSRSFVYDADDLRVIERDVRAAVAAGANGVVFGALDARGDIDLGALARIAGAAEGRALTFHRAFDVARDLNAAFDALLRVPAVTSVLTSGGHPSVLDAAATIARMVRRAEGTPCTVLAGSGLTADAVGDFVRTTGVRAVHFGSGVRPRGEVLAPVDERLVAKVRSVLDGAGRA; encoded by the coding sequence ATGAACCGAAGCGCTTCCCCGTCCGTCCTGCTCGAAGTCATCGCCGCGACCGTCGGCGACGCCAAAGCCGCCGCCCGCGCGGGCGCCGACCGTCTCGAACTCGTCACCGCGATCGGCGAGGGCGGGCTGACGCCGAGCGTCGGCCTGATCGAGGCCGTCGTCGCCGCGGTGCCGATTCCCGTCAACGTGATCGTGCGGCCGCACAGCCGCTCGTTCGTCTACGACGCCGACGATCTCCGGGTGATCGAGCGCGACGTGCGCGCGGCGGTCGCGGCCGGCGCCAACGGCGTCGTGTTCGGCGCGCTCGACGCGCGCGGCGACATCGACCTCGGCGCACTCGCGCGCATCGCCGGCGCCGCCGAAGGCCGCGCGCTCACGTTCCATCGCGCGTTCGACGTCGCGCGCGACCTCAACGCCGCATTCGACGCGCTGCTGCGCGTGCCGGCCGTCACGTCGGTGCTTACCTCGGGCGGCCATCCGTCGGTGCTCGACGCGGCCGCGACGATCGCGCGGATGGTGCGGCGCGCCGAGGGTACGCCGTGCACGGTGCTGGCCGGCTCGGGGCTGACCGCCGACGCGGTCGGCGACTTCGTCAGGACGACCGGCGTGCGCGCGGTGCATTTCGGCTCGGGCGTGCGCCCGCGCGGCGAGGTGCTCGCGCCCGTCGACGAGAGGCTTGTCGCGAAGGTGCGCTCGGTGCTCGACGGGGCCGGGCGAGCGTGA
- a CDS encoding Na+/H+ antiporter: MEIVFTVLVLLLTVALSGALTRVLPLRLPLPLMQIAFGAILAWPKFNLHVTFDPEIFMLLFIPPLLFADGWRIPKRELYLQRRAILMLAFGLVFMTVLAVGYFAHWLIPELPLPIAFALAAVLSPTDAVALSGIAGKGRIPPQLMHILEGEALMNDASGLVALKFAVAAALTGMFSLRDASLTFVIVAAGGLVTGAAVSWLFSALSTRFLNAEQEGDPAPGIVMTLLVPFAAYLIAEHLDLSGVLAAVAAGMMMNYTSFSRKSTVASRVRAESTWAMIEFVFNGMVFIMLGLQLPHIIGRALVDAHHTSDALVGRMIFNVLAMMLALYAIRFMWVWLLRWIASRRAARQGLAGTMAGLRTIAVMTVGGVRGAVTLAGVLSIPVALADGTPLPGRDTAIFVASAVILGSLIFAVIGLPLLLRGVRSTRNPLADEERHARAAAAQAAIRAIDSSHGAISTDLDESGAARCADISARVMDQYRRRLAALAEDGPTPRAQAQQSETMELQMRIAAVRAERSVLYRLRGESRISDETLTKLIREIDLSETALSTRKKGIV; this comes from the coding sequence ATGGAAATTGTCTTCACCGTCCTGGTCCTGCTGCTCACCGTCGCGCTGTCCGGCGCGCTCACGCGCGTGCTGCCGTTGCGGCTGCCGCTGCCCCTGATGCAGATCGCGTTCGGCGCGATCCTCGCGTGGCCGAAATTCAACCTGCACGTCACGTTCGACCCCGAAATCTTCATGCTGCTGTTCATTCCGCCGCTGCTGTTCGCGGACGGCTGGCGGATTCCGAAGCGCGAGCTTTACCTGCAGCGCCGCGCGATCCTGATGCTCGCGTTCGGGCTCGTGTTCATGACGGTACTCGCAGTGGGCTACTTCGCGCATTGGCTGATTCCCGAGTTGCCGCTGCCGATCGCGTTCGCGCTCGCCGCGGTGCTGTCGCCGACCGACGCGGTCGCGCTGTCGGGCATCGCGGGCAAGGGCCGGATCCCGCCGCAGCTGATGCACATCCTCGAGGGCGAGGCGCTGATGAACGACGCGTCCGGCCTCGTCGCGCTGAAGTTCGCGGTCGCCGCCGCGCTGACCGGCATGTTCTCGCTGCGCGACGCGTCGCTCACGTTCGTGATCGTCGCGGCGGGCGGGCTCGTGACGGGCGCGGCCGTGTCGTGGCTGTTCAGCGCGCTGTCGACGCGTTTCCTGAACGCCGAGCAGGAAGGCGACCCGGCGCCCGGGATCGTGATGACGCTGCTCGTGCCGTTCGCGGCCTACCTGATCGCCGAGCATCTCGACCTGTCGGGCGTGCTGGCGGCCGTCGCGGCCGGGATGATGATGAACTACACGAGCTTCTCCCGCAAAAGCACCGTCGCGTCGCGCGTGCGCGCGGAAAGCACGTGGGCGATGATCGAGTTCGTGTTCAACGGCATGGTGTTCATCATGCTCGGCCTGCAGCTGCCGCACATCATCGGCCGCGCGCTCGTCGACGCGCATCACACGAGCGACGCGCTCGTCGGCCGGATGATCTTCAACGTGCTCGCGATGATGCTCGCGCTCTACGCGATCCGCTTCATGTGGGTCTGGCTGCTGCGCTGGATCGCGAGCCGCCGCGCGGCGCGCCAGGGCCTTGCCGGCACGATGGCCGGGCTGCGCACGATCGCGGTGATGACGGTCGGCGGCGTGCGCGGCGCGGTGACGCTCGCCGGCGTGCTGTCGATTCCGGTCGCGCTCGCCGACGGCACGCCGCTGCCCGGCCGCGACACCGCGATCTTCGTCGCGTCGGCCGTGATCCTCGGTTCGCTGATCTTTGCCGTGATCGGGCTGCCGCTCTTGCTGCGCGGCGTGCGCTCGACGCGCAATCCGCTCGCCGACGAGGAGCGCCACGCGCGCGCCGCCGCCGCGCAGGCCGCGATCCGCGCGATCGATTCGTCGCACGGCGCGATCTCGACCGATCTCGACGAATCGGGCGCCGCGCGCTGCGCGGACATCTCCGCGCGCGTGATGGACCAGTACCGCCGCCGGCTCGCCGCGCTCGCCGAGGACGGCCCCACGCCGCGCGCGCAGGCGCAGCAGTCCGAGACGATGGAGCTGCAGATGCGGATCGCGGCCGTGCGCGCGGAACGCTCCGTGCTGTACCGGCTGCGCGGCGAAAGCAGGATTTCCGACGAGACGCTGACCAAGCTGATCCGCGAGATCGATTTGTCGGAGACGGCGCTGTCGACGCGCAAGAAGGGCATCGTCTGA
- a CDS encoding sensor domain-containing phosphodiesterase, with protein sequence MTIVQQERPAAASPYRFEREVTSGLERLATQHHDLTLTSVFQPIFSLSHQRAVGYEALLRAHDTLDRPVSPLDVFGDAARHGELLQLDRLAQALHLENFALLGAEREWLFLNVHPGVLTDPFQAAALLANLKRLDMPPRRIVLEVLEQRADDHERLADAMREFRAQGFLLALDDFGAGHSNLERIWQLNPDIVKLDRIMLSHAAHRTGLTAILHGLVTLLHEAGKLVLVEGIETEHEAQIALSCEADFVQGYFFGRPAPGLSDSAAANACIGELTERFRRQTEAHERRDAQRLAPYLRAFERAAERLAAGEPLDEVCWNFLALDGAARCFLLDAQGRQAGRNVVLRADRAARETRFLPLADAQGANWLRRPYFRTAIAEPGRVQVTRPYLSINEAQPCVTLSVAVRVGDTLRVLCGDIDWGDEEVLED encoded by the coding sequence ATGACGATCGTGCAACAGGAGCGTCCGGCCGCCGCGTCGCCGTACCGCTTCGAGCGGGAGGTGACGTCCGGCCTCGAGCGTCTTGCGACGCAGCATCACGACCTGACGCTCACGAGCGTGTTCCAGCCGATTTTCAGCCTGTCGCACCAGCGTGCGGTGGGCTACGAAGCGCTGCTGCGCGCGCACGACACGCTCGACCGGCCGGTGTCGCCGCTCGACGTGTTCGGCGACGCGGCGCGTCACGGCGAGCTGCTGCAGCTCGACCGGCTCGCGCAGGCGCTGCATCTCGAGAACTTCGCGCTGCTCGGCGCGGAGCGCGAATGGCTGTTCCTGAACGTGCATCCGGGCGTGCTGACCGATCCGTTCCAGGCCGCGGCGCTGCTCGCGAACCTGAAGCGCCTCGACATGCCGCCGCGCCGCATCGTGCTCGAAGTGCTCGAGCAGCGCGCGGACGACCACGAGCGGCTTGCCGACGCGATGCGGGAATTCCGCGCGCAGGGCTTCCTGCTCGCGCTCGACGATTTCGGCGCGGGCCATTCGAACCTCGAGCGGATCTGGCAGCTGAATCCGGACATCGTGAAGCTCGACCGCATCATGCTGTCGCACGCGGCGCACCGCACCGGGCTCACCGCGATCCTGCACGGTCTCGTCACGCTGCTGCACGAGGCCGGCAAGCTGGTGCTGGTCGAAGGGATCGAGACCGAGCACGAAGCGCAGATCGCGCTGTCGTGCGAGGCCGATTTCGTGCAGGGCTACTTCTTCGGCCGGCCGGCGCCGGGGCTGTCCGACAGCGCGGCCGCGAACGCGTGCATCGGCGAGCTGACCGAGCGCTTTCGCCGGCAGACCGAGGCGCACGAGCGGCGCGACGCGCAGCGGCTCGCGCCGTACCTGCGCGCGTTCGAGCGCGCGGCCGAGCGTCTGGCGGCCGGCGAGCCGCTCGACGAGGTGTGCTGGAATTTCCTCGCGCTCGATGGCGCGGCGCGCTGCTTCCTGCTCGACGCGCAGGGCCGGCAGGCGGGCCGCAACGTCGTGCTGCGCGCCGATCGCGCGGCCCGCGAGACGCGCTTTCTGCCGCTCGCGGACGCGCAGGGTGCGAACTGGCTGCGGCGGCCGTATTTCCGTACCGCGATCGCCGAGCCGGGCCGCGTGCAGGTGACGCGGCCGTACCTGTCGATCAACGAGGCGCAGCCATGCGTGACGCTGTCGGTCGCGGTCCGCGTGGGCGACACGCTGCGCGTGCTGTGCGGGGATATCGACTGGGGCGACGAGGAGGTGCTGGAGGATTAG